One genomic segment of Sminthopsis crassicaudata isolate SCR6 chromosome 4, ASM4859323v1, whole genome shotgun sequence includes these proteins:
- the RCC1L gene encoding RCC1-like G exchanging factor-like protein — protein MAGTTWRGVYASARRAGPLLPGRAGPLLPGSAVPLLRTHWTAAGKSRSRREAAEAEAEVPVYQYVGERALRADRIFTWGFSYTGALGVPSFVQPSADGPAAGRKPRAIQPVPYRLELDARVSSVACGYGFTLLASQTQDITKVWGMGLNKDSQLGFHRSRKNKSRGYEYVLEPSPVPLPLDRPQETRVLQVACGRAHSLILTDREGVLSMGNNSYGQCGRAVVANEIYSESHQVHRMQDFDGRVVQIVCGQDHSLFLTDKGEVYSCGWGADGQTGLGHYNITSTPTKVGGAIGGVKIVQVATYGDFCLAVSADGDLFGWGNSEYLQLASVTEATQVNVPTHLPFSGIGKVKQAACGGTSGAVLNEEGNVFVWGYGILGKGPNLMETALPEMIPPTLFGLSDFSPDVRVSHIRCGLSQFAALTNKGELFVWGKNIRGCLGIGRLEDQYFPWRVTMPGEPVQVACGVDHMVSLAKSFI, from the exons ATGGCGGGGACGACATGGAGAGGCGTGTATGCGAGTGCGCGGCGCGCGGGGCCGCTGTTGCCAGGGCGCGCTGGCCCTCTGTTGCCAGGGAGCGCTGTCCCGTTGCTAAGGACGCACTGGACGGCTGCAGGGAAGTCTCGGAGCCGACGGGAGGCCGCTGAGGCCGAGGCCGAAGTTCCCGTGTACCAGTACGTGGGCGAGCGAGCGCTGCGCGCGGACCGCATCTTCACGTGGGGCTTCTCGTACACGGGCGCGCTGGGCGTGCCCAGCTTCGTGCAGCCCAGCGCCGACGGTCCCGCGGCCGGCCGCAAGCCCCGCGCCATCCAACCGGTACCCTACCGCCTGGAGCTGGATGCCCGG GTCTCCTCGGTCGCCTGTGGCTACGGCTTCACCCTGTTGGCGTCCCAGACCCAGGACATCACCAAAGTCTGGGGCATGGGGCTCAACAAGGACTCTCAGCTGGGCTTCCACAGGAGCCGGAAGAACAAGA GCCGGGGATACGAGTACGTCTTGGAGCCGTCGCCGGTGCCGCTGCCCCTGGACAGACCGCAGGAGACCCGGGTCCTGCAGGTGGCCTGTGGAAGGGCCCATTCTCTCATCCTGACGGACAGGGAGGGAG TCCTCAGCATGGGGAACAACTCGTACGGGCAGTGCGGGAGAGCCGTGGTGGCCAACGAGATTTACAG CGAGAGTCACCAAGTGCACCGAATGCAGGACTTCGATGGCCGCGTGGTGCAG ATTGTCTGTGGCCAAGACCACAGCCTGTTCCTGACGGACAAAGGCGAGGTCTACTCGTGTGGATGGGGCGCGGACGGACAGACAG GTCTGGGCCACTACAACATCACCAGCACGCCCACCAAGGTGGGGGGAGCCATCGGCGGGGTGAAGATAGTGCAGGTGGCCACCTATGGAGACTTCTGCCTGGCAGTGTCTGCTGACGGAGACCTCTTTGGCTGGGGCAACTCGGAGTACCTGCAGCTGGCGTCCGTCACCGAGGCCACCCAG GTGAATGTCCCCACCCACCTGCCCTTCTCCGGGATTGGCAAGGTCAAGCAGGCGGCCTGTGGCGGCACTAGCGGCGCAGTGTTAAACG AAGAAGGAAATGTTTTTGTCTGGGGATACGGCATTCTCGGGAAAGGGCCAAACCTCATGGAAACGGCCCTCCCAGAAATGATCCCGCCCACCCTCTTTGGCCTGTCGGACTTCAGCCCGGACGTCAGGGTCTCCCACATTCGCTGCGGACTCAGCCAGTTTGCCGCCCTTACCA ACAAAGGAGAGCTGTTTGTGTGGGGCAAGAACATCCGAGGGTGCCTGGGAATTGGCCGCCTGGAAGATCAGTACTTCCCATGGAGG GTGACGATGCCGGGAGAGCCCGTGCAGGTGGCCTGTGGTGTGGACCACATGGTTTCACTGGCAAAGTCATTCATCTAA